One stretch of Skermanella mucosa DNA includes these proteins:
- the istA gene encoding IS21 family transposase: MPGTHITDRQVSLYMKNRQTNTPAVAAAKAGFSTSTAYRIEQDPRPPSQKILPRGRRRPDPLAGIWDSEVVPMLKAAPGLRSIAVFAEMRRRHPDLSEKVRRTLERRIRAWRAVNGPDQDVIFRQHHEPGKMGLSDFTDMGDAAVSVAGQPLDHRLFHFRLAYSGWQHAHVILGGESFVALAEGLQNALWSLGGAPADHRSDSLSAAFRNLDRDAAEDLTRRYEDLCRHYGMVPSRNNRGLAHENGSIESPHGHLKRAIDDALLLRGSRDFPDLPDYRRFIDEVVGQQNARRAKAIEVERGTLKPLPPDRTADFEQTLVHVTSSGGFTLRKVFYTVPSRLIGHRLRVHLFDDRLDCFLGGTRVLTLARGRPRGNGRHGHVVDYRHVIHALRRKPMALLNLVYRDQLFPRRAFERTFEALLAAGSDRQACTTAVALLSLAHERGCEAELAEVLDADLEAGRLPDLPALRERFQRTGAPVTGVVVDLVPLSVYDELVHGAAA, from the coding sequence TTGCCGGGCACACACATCACCGACCGCCAAGTGAGCCTTTACATGAAAAACCGACAAACCAACACTCCCGCCGTCGCTGCGGCCAAAGCCGGGTTCAGCACGTCAACCGCCTACCGCATCGAGCAGGACCCCCGACCACCCTCGCAGAAGATCCTACCCCGCGGCCGGCGCCGCCCGGATCCGCTGGCCGGGATCTGGGACAGCGAGGTGGTGCCGATGCTCAAAGCCGCTCCGGGCCTGCGCTCGATCGCCGTGTTCGCCGAGATGCGCCGGCGGCATCCGGACCTGAGCGAGAAGGTCCGCCGAACGCTGGAGCGCCGCATCCGGGCCTGGCGAGCCGTCAACGGTCCGGACCAGGACGTCATCTTCCGGCAGCATCATGAGCCGGGCAAGATGGGCTTGTCGGACTTCACGGACATGGGCGACGCCGCCGTGTCCGTTGCCGGGCAGCCGCTCGATCACCGTCTCTTCCACTTCCGCCTGGCCTATTCCGGCTGGCAGCACGCCCATGTCATCCTGGGCGGCGAGAGCTTCGTCGCCCTGGCCGAAGGGCTGCAGAACGCGCTCTGGTCGCTCGGCGGGGCGCCGGCGGACCATCGCAGCGACAGCCTGTCGGCGGCGTTCCGCAACCTGGACCGCGATGCCGCCGAGGATCTGACCCGCCGCTATGAGGACCTGTGCCGCCATTACGGCATGGTGCCGAGCCGCAACAACCGCGGCCTCGCCCACGAGAACGGCTCCATCGAGAGCCCGCACGGCCATCTCAAGCGCGCCATCGACGATGCGCTGCTGCTCCGCGGCAGCCGGGACTTCCCCGACCTGCCGGACTACCGCCGCTTCATCGACGAGGTGGTCGGCCAGCAGAACGCCCGCCGGGCCAAGGCGATCGAGGTGGAGCGCGGCACCCTCAAGCCATTGCCGCCCGACAGGACCGCCGACTTCGAGCAGACCCTCGTCCACGTCACCTCCAGTGGCGGCTTCACCCTGCGCAAGGTGTTCTACACCGTGCCCTCCCGGCTGATCGGCCACCGCCTGCGGGTCCACCTGTTCGACGATCGCCTGGACTGCTTCCTGGGCGGCACGCGCGTCCTCACCCTGGCCCGCGGCCGTCCGCGCGGCAACGGCCGGCACGGCCATGTCGTCGATTACCGTCACGTCATCCATGCCCTGCGACGCAAGCCGATGGCCCTGCTCAACCTCGTCTACCGGGACCAGCTGTTCCCCCGCCGGGCCTTCGAGCGCACCTTCGAGGCGCTGCTCGCCGCCGGCAGTGACCGCCAGGCCTGCACCACGGCCGTCGCCCTGCTGTCGCTGGCCCACGAGCGCGGCTGCGAGGCCGAACTGGCCGAAGTCCTCGATGCCGACCTGGAAGCGGGACGGCTGCCCGACCTTCCGGCCCTGCGCGAACGCTTCCAGCGCACCGGGGCGCCGGTCACCGGTGTCGTCGTCGATCTCGTGCCGCTGAGCGTCTACGACGAACTCGTGCATGGAGCCGCGGCATGA
- the istB gene encoding IS21-like element helper ATPase IstB, which produces MSATDPIDTARLSLALGDLRLPAIKVIWPDFADRADKEGWPAARFLAALTEHEIAERSRRRIERHLDEARLPPGKTLESFEFEAVPMVGKAQVMALVAGDSWLEKGANLILFGPAGGGKSHLAAAIGYALVENGWRVLFARTTDLVQKLQVARRDLALESALAKLDKYHLLILDDFAYVAKDQAETSVLFELIGTRYERRSLLITANQPFGDWGGIFPNQAMTLAAIDRLVHHATIFEMNVESYRRRVALERKRGPGRPPSRATINANLIDAPRQDT; this is translated from the coding sequence ATGAGTGCGACCGATCCCATCGACACCGCCCGCCTGTCGCTGGCCCTGGGCGACCTGCGCCTGCCGGCCATCAAGGTGATCTGGCCGGACTTCGCCGACCGGGCCGACAAGGAAGGCTGGCCCGCCGCCCGGTTCCTGGCCGCCCTGACCGAGCACGAGATCGCCGAGCGCTCCCGCCGCCGGATCGAGCGTCATCTCGACGAGGCCAGGCTGCCTCCGGGCAAGACCCTGGAGAGCTTCGAGTTCGAGGCGGTCCCCATGGTCGGCAAGGCCCAGGTGATGGCCCTCGTCGCCGGCGACAGCTGGCTGGAAAAAGGCGCCAACCTGATCCTGTTCGGTCCGGCCGGCGGCGGCAAGTCGCACTTGGCGGCCGCGATCGGCTACGCCCTGGTGGAGAATGGCTGGCGCGTCCTGTTCGCCCGAACCACCGACCTGGTCCAGAAGCTTCAGGTCGCCAGGCGGGATCTGGCTCTGGAGTCCGCCCTCGCCAAGCTGGACAAGTATCACCTCCTGATCCTCGATGACTTCGCCTACGTTGCCAAGGACCAGGCGGAAACAAGCGTCCTGTTTGAACTGATTGGAACCCGGTACGAGCGGCGGTCATTGCTGATCACGGCGAACCAGCCGTTCGGCGACTGGGGCGGCATCTTCCCCAACCAAGCCATGACCCTGGCCGCCATCGACCGGCTCGTCCACCACGCCACCATCTTCGAGATGAACGTGGAGAGCTATCGTCGAAGGGTCGCACTGGAACGAAAACGCGGACCTGGACGGCCGCCGTCCCGAGCGACAATCAACGCGAACTTGATTGACGCTCCACGACAGGACACTTGA
- a CDS encoding sigma-54-dependent transcriptional regulator, producing the protein MRIASSQALQLAGIEARGFEHAEHARDAIYPGFPGVIVTDVRLPGMDGLALLQYALKTDPKLPVILITGHGDISMAVEAMRTGAYDFIEKPFPPERLVGAVQRALERRFLTLEVETLRRRLSDREGIEAILLGQSAAIKEVQRLILQVADTSADVLILGETGTGKELVARCLHQFSRRRDDRFVALNCGAFPETMFDAEVFGHEAGAFTGAGRQRIGRLEYAAGGTVFLDEVESMPLSLQVKLLRALQERTIERLGSNDEIPIDVRIVAATKEDLSEMSRRQRFRDDLYYRLNVVAMELPPLRDRREDIPVLFEHFVLQAAARYNRDAPVLANEQRRQLMAYAWPGNVRELRNVADRFVLGVHGASLDLLGEMAPEVSTLAEQVDAFERAVIVDAMSRHHGNVAAVSHHLQLPRKTLYDRLHRFNLAIESFRSSGGTES; encoded by the coding sequence TTGCGGATTGCCAGCAGTCAAGCGCTGCAGCTGGCCGGCATCGAAGCCAGGGGCTTTGAACATGCCGAGCACGCGCGTGACGCCATTTACCCCGGTTTCCCGGGTGTAATCGTGACCGATGTGCGGCTGCCGGGCATGGATGGACTGGCGCTGCTGCAATACGCGCTGAAAACCGATCCCAAGCTGCCAGTCATCCTGATCACCGGACACGGCGACATCTCCATGGCGGTCGAGGCGATGCGCACGGGGGCTTATGATTTCATTGAGAAGCCGTTCCCGCCGGAACGTCTGGTCGGTGCCGTTCAGCGCGCGCTTGAGCGGCGTTTCCTGACGCTCGAGGTCGAAACGCTGCGGCGCCGGCTGAGCGACCGCGAGGGGATCGAAGCGATCCTGCTGGGCCAATCCGCGGCAATCAAGGAGGTTCAGCGCCTGATCCTTCAGGTGGCCGACACCTCGGCCGATGTCCTGATCCTGGGCGAGACCGGCACCGGCAAGGAGCTGGTCGCCCGCTGTCTTCACCAGTTCTCCCGACGGCGCGACGACCGCTTCGTCGCTCTGAACTGTGGCGCCTTTCCCGAAACCATGTTCGATGCCGAGGTGTTCGGTCATGAGGCCGGGGCCTTCACCGGAGCCGGCCGGCAACGGATCGGACGACTGGAGTACGCCGCCGGTGGCACGGTGTTTCTCGACGAGGTCGAGTCCATGCCGCTGTCGCTCCAGGTCAAGCTTCTGCGGGCGCTGCAGGAACGTACGATCGAACGCCTGGGCTCGAATGACGAGATTCCGATCGATGTCCGGATCGTTGCCGCGACCAAGGAGGATCTGTCCGAAATGAGCCGGCGGCAGCGATTCCGCGACGACCTCTACTATCGCCTGAATGTTGTTGCCATGGAGCTGCCACCGCTGCGCGACCGGCGCGAGGACATCCCGGTGCTGTTCGAGCATTTCGTGCTGCAGGCCGCCGCCCGATACAATCGCGACGCGCCGGTTCTGGCGAACGAACAGCGGCGGCAGCTGATGGCTTATGCGTGGCCGGGCAATGTCAGGGAGCTGCGCAACGTGGCCGACCGCTTCGTGCTCGGCGTGCATGGCGCCAGCCTAGATCTGCTCGGGGAGATGGCGCCGGAGGTGTCGACGCTCGCCGAACAGGTCGATGCCTTCGAGCGGGCGGTTATCGTGGATGCAATGTCCCGGCACCACGGCAACGTTGCGGCCGTGAGCCATCATCTGCAGCTTCCACGCAAAACGCTTTATGATCGCCTGCACCGCTTCAATCTGGCAATCGAATCTTTCCGATCCTCTGGCGGGACCGAAAGTTGA
- a CDS encoding transposase, producing MKSSPISVNHPDAATLGILILIAALSIQIVALQHQLAGRGFKGTALGDLSYRGERLSKTGGALGITIQPSAGGHGGTFIPEGIRWVVERSLGWVSRYRRLNTIFERTEAHLVAFIEIAFISILSRRLVRLAPQEIGA from the coding sequence TTGAAATCCAGCCCGATCAGCGTCAATCATCCTGACGCCGCGACCTTAGGCATTCTTATCCTGATCGCCGCTCTCTCCATCCAGATTGTCGCGCTACAGCACCAGCTTGCCGGCCGCGGCTTCAAGGGGACCGCCCTGGGCGATCTCAGCTATCGGGGCGAGCGGCTGTCCAAGACCGGCGGGGCGCTCGGCATCACCATCCAACCCAGCGCCGGCGGCCACGGCGGAACCTTCATTCCGGAGGGTATTCGGTGGGTCGTCGAGCGCTCGCTGGGGTGGGTCAGCCGCTACCGTCGGTTGAACACCATCTTCGAGCGGACAGAGGCTCACCTCGTCGCTTTCATCGAGATCGCCTTCATTTCGATCCTCTCCCGCCGCCTCGTCCGCCTTGCGCCCCAGGAAATCGGCGCCTGA
- a CDS encoding IS5 family transposase — protein sequence MPHKYNAARRHRIPKTRYKVKNWRDYEAELRQRGSLTIWFTAEAIEAWRAAPRTTPGGQARYSDLAIETALILRAVFRQPLRQTEGLVGSLLGLMGLDLPVPDHSTLSRRAGALAVAPQPRAASGPLHLLVDSTGVKLSGPGEWLVEKHGTQRRRAWRKLHLAMDAKTGTIVASTLTGKEVDDAAELGPLLDQVEGPVAAVIADGAYDQDNVYATVAGHSPEAAVVVPPRVTAVPSPAAETDPTQRDCHIQAIAEQGRMGWQKTSGYNARAGVEGTMSRYKRIIGDTLRSHTRPAQEVETRIAINVLNRMFDLGRPNSVHAA from the coding sequence ATGCCGCACAAGTACAATGCCGCCCGTCGCCACCGGATTCCGAAGACCCGCTACAAGGTGAAGAATTGGCGAGACTACGAGGCCGAGCTGCGGCAGCGCGGTTCGCTGACAATCTGGTTCACCGCGGAGGCCATCGAGGCGTGGCGGGCGGCGCCGCGAACCACGCCGGGCGGCCAGGCGCGCTACTCGGACCTTGCGATCGAGACAGCGCTGATCCTGAGAGCGGTGTTCCGCCAGCCGTTGCGGCAGACCGAAGGGCTGGTCGGCTCGCTGCTCGGGCTGATGGGGCTGGACCTGCCGGTACCGGACCATTCGACGTTGAGCCGGCGGGCCGGGGCCTTGGCGGTGGCTCCTCAGCCCCGGGCGGCGAGCGGTCCGCTGCACCTGCTGGTCGACAGTACCGGGGTGAAGCTCAGCGGGCCGGGCGAGTGGCTGGTCGAGAAGCATGGAACCCAGCGCCGCCGGGCCTGGCGCAAGCTGCACCTTGCTATGGATGCGAAGACCGGCACGATCGTCGCCTCGACCCTGACCGGCAAGGAGGTCGACGATGCCGCCGAACTCGGCCCCTTGCTCGATCAGGTCGAGGGACCGGTCGCGGCCGTCATTGCCGACGGCGCCTACGACCAGGACAATGTCTACGCTACCGTTGCCGGGCACTCTCCGGAGGCCGCGGTGGTCGTGCCGCCGCGTGTGACGGCTGTGCCCAGCCCTGCGGCCGAGACCGACCCGACCCAGCGCGACTGCCATATCCAGGCCATTGCCGAGCAGGGCCGGATGGGCTGGCAAAAAACCTCGGGCTACAATGCGAGGGCCGGGGTGGAGGGAACGATGAGTCGATACAAGCGCATCATCGGCGACACCTTGCGCTCCCATACCCGGCCGGCCCAGGAGGTCGAAACCAGGATCGCCATCAACGTTCTTAACCGCATGTTCGACCTCGGACGCCCGAACTCCGTCCACGCTGCCTGA
- the tnpA gene encoding IS66-like element accessory protein TnpA has product MEDGVRLHPRLEAMDEDRPYRRVEVITGRRQRRVWTAQEKARIVAESAVPGANISEVARRNEVNRGLLTVWRREAGAVPEATPAQTPLFVPVTVVEEPAPAPPRDRRPAPRETAPGRIEMDLRSGRLVFHGAVDPGLAAAVVAAARGRG; this is encoded by the coding sequence ATGGAGGATGGCGTCAGGCTTCATCCCAGGCTTGAAGCCATGGATGAAGACAGGCCGTATCGGCGGGTCGAGGTGATCACGGGACGGCGTCAACGGCGCGTGTGGACGGCACAGGAGAAGGCGCGCATCGTGGCGGAGAGCGCGGTACCGGGCGCCAACATCTCCGAGGTCGCGCGGCGGAACGAGGTGAACCGCGGCCTGCTCACGGTCTGGCGCCGAGAGGCAGGTGCCGTCCCGGAAGCGACCCCGGCGCAGACGCCGCTGTTCGTCCCGGTCACCGTGGTCGAGGAGCCTGCGCCCGCTCCCCCGCGGGACCGGCGTCCGGCGCCCCGGGAGACGGCGCCGGGCCGGATCGAGATGGATCTGCGCAGCGGGCGGCTGGTGTTCCACGGCGCCGTCGATCCCGGCCTCGCGGCGGCAGTCGTCGCGGCCGCCCGAGGGCGGGGATGA
- the parA gene encoding ParA family partition ATPase yields MEGGPSLASHTLERTDPITGFAGRGQKVLLIDADPQHSAIDWTAARDASELQSLFTSVAMPAATIHKEIDRLAEPYDIVVIDGPPRLTDLARSAIMASDLVLIPVQPSPYDVWATAEVVSLVKEASIYKPALKYAFTINRKVVNTLIGRDVTDALGEFEDVPVLPVSIGQRVAFAESAGGGRTVMETAPGSAAAREIDALLDAIQELGA; encoded by the coding sequence ATTGAGGGCGGGCCTTCTCTCGCTAGTCACACACTCGAAAGAACCGATCCCATAACCGGGTTCGCCGGACGGGGGCAGAAGGTGCTGCTGATCGATGCGGACCCTCAGCACAGCGCGATCGACTGGACGGCTGCCCGAGACGCCTCGGAGTTGCAGTCCCTGTTCACGAGCGTCGCCATGCCGGCCGCGACGATCCACAAGGAGATCGATCGACTAGCCGAGCCCTACGACATCGTCGTGATCGACGGACCGCCACGTTTGACCGATCTGGCCCGGTCCGCCATCATGGCATCCGACCTGGTGCTGATCCCTGTCCAGCCGTCGCCCTACGACGTGTGGGCCACTGCCGAGGTGGTTAGCCTCGTCAAGGAAGCCTCGATCTACAAGCCTGCACTGAAATACGCTTTTACGATCAATCGTAAAGTCGTAAACACGTTAATCGGGCGAGACGTAACGGATGCCCTCGGCGAGTTCGAGGATGTCCCGGTACTGCCGGTGTCCATCGGGCAACGCGTGGCCTTTGCTGAGTCCGCTGGGGGTGGCAGGACGGTTATGGAGACAGCCCCCGGCAGTGCAGCCGCGCGGGAGATCGACGCGCTGCTCGATGCTATCCAGGAGTTAGGAGCATGA
- a CDS encoding IS5 family transposase — protein sequence MGTAVKTAKTSPASWDAFADVDAFVDEVLAELAAMAVDGTRSTRSGPTAALSGAALRKAIMAIWCVCFCGMQWRAIGQLCDIPFGTLYTLFARWTRLGLWRRLLNRLTLAWRQACGDKPVPSAVIIDSRSCHSAPTCFGRGFDGGKKIKGIKIHLAVDKYGFPLAINVSPANRHDGKGIVPVLHQLAGRGFKGTALGDLSYRGERLSKTGGALGITIQPSAGGHGGTFIPEGIRWVVERSLGWVSRYRRLNTIFERTEAHLVAFIEIAFISILSRRLVRLAPQEIGA from the coding sequence ATGGGCACCGCCGTCAAAACCGCCAAGACGTCTCCGGCCTCCTGGGACGCCTTTGCCGACGTGGACGCCTTCGTGGACGAGGTGCTGGCGGAACTCGCCGCCATGGCGGTGGACGGTACCCGGTCGACCCGCTCCGGGCCGACGGCAGCTCTGTCCGGAGCGGCGCTGCGCAAGGCGATCATGGCGATCTGGTGCGTCTGCTTCTGCGGCATGCAGTGGCGCGCCATCGGCCAGCTCTGCGATATCCCGTTCGGTACGCTCTACACCCTGTTCGCCCGCTGGACCCGGCTCGGCCTGTGGCGGCGCCTGCTCAACCGCCTGACCCTGGCTTGGCGGCAGGCTTGCGGCGACAAACCCGTACCCAGCGCCGTCATCATCGACAGCCGGTCCTGTCATTCGGCGCCGACTTGCTTTGGGCGCGGTTTCGACGGCGGCAAGAAGATCAAGGGCATCAAGATCCATCTCGCGGTCGATAAATATGGCTTCCCGCTGGCGATCAACGTCTCGCCGGCCAATAGGCATGATGGCAAGGGCATCGTCCCGGTGCTGCACCAGCTTGCCGGCCGCGGCTTCAAGGGGACCGCCCTGGGCGATCTCAGCTATCGGGGCGAGCGGCTGTCCAAGACCGGCGGGGCGCTCGGCATCACCATCCAACCCAGCGCCGGCGGCCACGGCGGAACCTTCATTCCGGAGGGTATTCGGTGGGTCGTCGAGCGCTCGCTGGGGTGGGTCAGCCGCTACCGTCGGTTGAACACCATCTTCGAGCGGACAGAGGCTCACCTCGTCGCTTTCATCGAGATCGCCTTCATTTCGATCCTCTCCCGCCGCCTCGTCCGCCTTGCGCCCCAGGAAATCGGCGCCTGA
- a CDS encoding transposase — MGTAVKTAKTSPASWDAFADVDAFVDEVLAELAAMAVDGTRSTRSGPTAALSGAALRKAIMAIWCVCFCGMQWRAIGQLCDIPFGTLYTLFARWTRLGLWRRLLNRLTLAWRQACGDKPVPSAVIIDSRSCHSAPTCFGRGFDGGKKIKGIKIHLAVDKYGFPLAINVSPANRHDGKGIVPVLHHMARQSG, encoded by the coding sequence ATGGGCACCGCCGTCAAAACCGCCAAGACGTCTCCGGCCTCCTGGGACGCCTTTGCCGACGTGGACGCCTTCGTGGACGAGGTGCTGGCGGAACTCGCCGCCATGGCGGTGGACGGTACCCGGTCGACCCGCTCCGGGCCGACGGCAGCTCTGTCCGGAGCGGCGCTGCGCAAGGCGATCATGGCGATCTGGTGCGTCTGCTTCTGCGGCATGCAGTGGCGCGCCATCGGCCAGCTCTGCGATATCCCGTTCGGTACGCTCTACACCCTGTTCGCCCGCTGGACCCGGCTCGGCCTGTGGCGGCGCCTGCTCAACCGCCTGACCCTGGCTTGGCGGCAGGCTTGCGGCGACAAACCCGTACCCAGCGCCGTCATCATCGACAGCCGGTCCTGTCATTCGGCGCCGACTTGCTTTGGGCGCGGTTTCGACGGCGGCAAGAAGATCAAGGGCATCAAGATCCATCTCGCGGTCGATAAATATGGCTTCCCGCTGGCGATCAACGTCTCGCCGGCCAATAGGCATGATGGCAAGGGCATCGTCCCGGTGCTGCACCATATGGCCCGACAATCAGGATAG
- a CDS encoding DUF4214 domain-containing protein, whose amino-acid sequence MAYLNSNLPLTMDGSGGGSYNPFLVSYIIYDSNTYAKWVNSYSQYVEIWGLYNQAASRVTLNQIKISETNGTNVLTISGISLTANTNDVNALNFSHFQSQFTGNDEIRGSDYYDILIGYDGNDIIYPNGGGDTVDGGLGIDTIGLTGRRGDYFTHIKDGTTYIIDNTGRQGEIKAHNIERVQFTDGTYTLADVASSTTAAQIHSISRLYLAALDRLPDDEGLNHWVRVSKSGMSLEQIANGFVASDEFGGRYGKNLSEAAFVTQLYANVLDRAPDSAGHNGWMQYLAAGNSRAEALIGFSESNENVNKYKDDVLEPQVGRLYLAALNRMPDANGSNAWVNHLNAGHTLNDIAGGFVESAEFRNLYGNPGNDDYVRLLYKNVLHRAPDEGGFAMWKNALDHGMTRADALAEFSKSAEFVAQTDYLWL is encoded by the coding sequence ATGGCTTATCTGAACTCGAATCTCCCACTGACCATGGATGGCTCCGGCGGAGGATCGTACAATCCCTTTCTCGTGTCATACATCATTTACGACAGCAACACCTACGCAAAGTGGGTCAATTCCTATTCCCAATATGTCGAAATATGGGGCTTATATAACCAAGCTGCCTCCCGGGTCACGCTGAACCAGATCAAAATCTCAGAAACTAATGGGACAAATGTTTTAACTATTTCCGGAATCTCTCTGACAGCCAACACTAACGATGTAAATGCTCTCAACTTTTCTCACTTCCAGAGCCAGTTTACCGGTAATGATGAGATACGTGGGAGTGATTACTACGATATCCTGATCGGATATGACGGGAACGACATTATCTATCCGAACGGCGGCGGAGACACCGTCGATGGAGGACTTGGCATAGATACAATAGGCCTCACAGGGAGGAGAGGGGACTACTTCACGCACATCAAGGATGGCACGACCTATATCATCGACAACACTGGTCGCCAGGGTGAGATAAAAGCCCATAATATCGAACGCGTCCAGTTCACCGATGGTACCTATACGCTTGCCGACGTTGCAAGCTCCACGACCGCGGCCCAGATCCACTCGATTTCGAGGCTGTACCTTGCCGCTCTGGACCGGCTTCCGGACGATGAGGGCCTCAATCACTGGGTGCGTGTGTCCAAGAGCGGAATGTCCCTGGAACAGATTGCCAACGGGTTTGTGGCATCCGACGAATTCGGAGGCCGCTATGGAAAGAACCTTTCGGAAGCTGCCTTCGTCACCCAGCTCTACGCCAATGTCCTAGATCGTGCACCCGATTCTGCTGGCCACAACGGCTGGATGCAGTACCTGGCGGCCGGCAACAGTCGTGCGGAAGCCCTGATTGGATTTTCCGAGTCGAATGAAAACGTCAACAAATACAAAGACGATGTGCTTGAGCCTCAAGTTGGACGCTTGTATCTGGCTGCTCTCAACCGTATGCCTGATGCCAATGGCTCTAATGCATGGGTGAACCATCTCAACGCAGGACACACCCTGAACGATATCGCAGGCGGCTTCGTTGAGTCTGCTGAATTTCGAAATCTGTATGGCAATCCCGGCAACGACGATTATGTCAGACTGCTGTACAAGAATGTTCTTCACCGCGCGCCAGACGAGGGAGGTTTCGCGATGTGGAAGAACGCTCTTGACCATGGCATGACAAGAGCGGATGCACTGGCTGAGTTCTCGAAATCCGCCGAGTTTGTTGCTCAGACCGATTACCTGTGGTTGTGA